The genomic region TGATGGTTTTGATGCATAAATGTTTCTGCATCTGTGTCTCTGTCACCATGTGCAGGTGAAGCGTGAGCCAGGAGAGAATGGCACCAGCCTGACTGACGACGAGCTGGTGACCATGTCAGTGCGGGAGTTGAACCAGCATCTCCGAGGTCTCTCCAAAGAAGAGATCCTGCAGCTGAAACAGCGCCGTCGCACCCTGAAGAACCGAGGCTATGCCGCCAGCTGCCGGGTGAAGCGGGTCATCCAGAAGGAGGAACTGGAAAAGCAGAAGGCCCAGCTGCAGCAGGAAGTGGACAAACTGGCCAATGAGAATGCGTCGATGCGCTTGGAACTGGACGATCTGAGGT from Thalassophryne amazonica chromosome 15, fThaAma1.1, whole genome shotgun sequence harbors:
- the LOC117526357 gene encoding transcription factor MafG-like translates to MTTANKGHKALKVKREPGENGTSLTDDELVTMSVRELNQHLRGLSKEEILQLKQRRRTLKNRGYAASCRVKRVIQKEELEKQKAQLQQEVDKLANENASMRLELDDLRSKYKALQTFAQTVARSPSMGLGVRAGGGSGGGGVASSVIGPLIPGKVATATSVIRIVKSKTEAQS